One region of Syntrophobacter fumaroxidans MPOB genomic DNA includes:
- a CDS encoding NifB/NifX family molybdenum-iron cluster-binding protein, with amino-acid sequence MIICFPTEKPQGLASMVLDLFGSAPGFVIVDTEAKSVDEIRNSDLCHVHGMCEPSKALGGRAVDAVVAGGIGSEALTRLRAQGVKVYRAVHGTVGQNIVLILGRKLAEFDAQSSCECRNGGGCRR; translated from the coding sequence GTGATCATCTGTTTTCCCACGGAAAAACCGCAGGGGCTCGCCAGCATGGTTCTCGACCTTTTTGGTTCGGCTCCCGGCTTTGTCATTGTGGATACGGAAGCAAAAAGCGTTGACGAAATCAGGAACAGCGATCTCTGCCACGTTCACGGCATGTGCGAACCGTCGAAAGCCCTTGGGGGGCGTGCGGTCGATGCGGTGGTGGCCGGGGGCATCGGCAGTGAAGCGTTGACGAGGCTCAGAGCCCAGGGGGTCAAAGTGTATCGTGCGGTCCACGGCACGGTGGGACAAAACATCGTGCTCATCCTCGGCAGGAAACTGGCCGAATTCGACGCTCAATCCAGCTGCGAATGCCGCAACGGGGGCGGATGCCGTCGCTGA